The Musa acuminata AAA Group cultivar baxijiao chromosome BXJ2-2, Cavendish_Baxijiao_AAA, whole genome shotgun sequence genome has a segment encoding these proteins:
- the LOC135584431 gene encoding plant cysteine oxidase 2-like isoform X4, with product MRVQGELADQRTPELSAVARELTSEKRRPSSKKNKRKQKKVGSTPSAVQRLFETCKEVFADGGAGIVPSPEDVDRLRSVLDYIDASDVGLTQNMPYFRHGASTRTLPITYLHIYKCDKLSIGIFCLPPSAVIPLHNHPGMTVFSKLLFGSMHIKSYDWVNVPQNSNEIVKSLHFQPPGLHLAKVKTDSIFTAPLLDVLGPPYSNPDDGRDCTYYNEFHYKSFSGDGNLAPEEDGAYAWLEAKKKPDNFFVVGAKYRGPKIIEQS from the exons ATGAGGGTGCAGGGGGAGTTGGCGGACCAGAGGACGCCAGAGTTATCGGCTGTGGCGAGGGAATTGACCTCGGAAAAGAGGCGACCATCGTCGAAGAAGAACAAAAGGAAGCAGAAGAAGGTCGGGTCGACACCGTCGGCGGTGCAGAGGCTGTTCGAGACATGCAAGGAGGTGTTCGCTGACGGAGGGGCTGGGATTGTGCCCTCGCCGGAGGATGTCGATCGCCTTCGGTCCGTTTTGG ATTATATAGATGCATCTGATGTTGGTCTTACTCAAAATATGCCATATTTTCGACATGGTGCATCCACGAGAACTCTGCCAATTACATACTTACACATTTACAAGTGTGACAAGTTATCG ATTGGCATCTTCTGTTTGCCTCCATCAGCTGTCATTCCACTCCATAATCACCCAGGGATGACAGTATTCAGCAAGCTTCTTTTTGGTTCCATGCACATCAAATCATATGACTGGGTTAACGTGCCTCAGAACTCTAATGAGATTGTGAAATCCTTACACT TTCAACCCCCAGGATTGCATTTGGCAAAGGTGAAGACTGATTCCATCTTTACTGCACCTT TGCTGGATGTCCTGGGGCCGCCTTATTCAAACCCCGACGATGGAAGGGACTGCACATACTACAATGAATTTCATTATAAAAGTTTTTCTG GAGATGGGAACTTGGCACCTGAAGAGGATGGAGCGTATGCTTGGCTTGAAGCGAAGAAGAAACCTGATAACTTCTTTGTAGTTGGGGCAAAATATAGGGGCCCAAAAATTATAGAGCAATCATAA
- the LOC135584431 gene encoding plant cysteine oxidase 2-like isoform X2 produces MRVQGELADQRTPELSAVARELTSEKRRPSSKKNKRKQKKVGSTPSAVQRLFETCKEVFADGGAGIVPSPEDVDRLRSVLDYIDASDVGLTQNMPYFRHGASTRTLPITYLHIYKCDKLSIGIFCLPPSAVIPLHNHPGMTVFSKLLFGSMHIKSYDWVNVPQNSNEIVKSLHFQPPGLHLAKVKTDSIFTAPCKTSVLYPEDGGNMHCFTARSSCAVLDVLGPPYSNPDDGRDCTYYNEFHYKSFSGDGNLAPEEDGAYAWLEAKKKPDNFFVVGAKYRGPKIIEQS; encoded by the exons ATGAGGGTGCAGGGGGAGTTGGCGGACCAGAGGACGCCAGAGTTATCGGCTGTGGCGAGGGAATTGACCTCGGAAAAGAGGCGACCATCGTCGAAGAAGAACAAAAGGAAGCAGAAGAAGGTCGGGTCGACACCGTCGGCGGTGCAGAGGCTGTTCGAGACATGCAAGGAGGTGTTCGCTGACGGAGGGGCTGGGATTGTGCCCTCGCCGGAGGATGTCGATCGCCTTCGGTCCGTTTTGG ATTATATAGATGCATCTGATGTTGGTCTTACTCAAAATATGCCATATTTTCGACATGGTGCATCCACGAGAACTCTGCCAATTACATACTTACACATTTACAAGTGTGACAAGTTATCG ATTGGCATCTTCTGTTTGCCTCCATCAGCTGTCATTCCACTCCATAATCACCCAGGGATGACAGTATTCAGCAAGCTTCTTTTTGGTTCCATGCACATCAAATCATATGACTGGGTTAACGTGCCTCAGAACTCTAATGAGATTGTGAAATCCTTACACT TTCAACCCCCAGGATTGCATTTGGCAAAGGTGAAGACTGATTCCATCTTTACTGCACCTTGTAAGACATCTGTGCTTTATCCAGAAGATGGAGGTAACATGCACTGTTTTACCGCAAGATCATCCTGTGCAGTGCTGGATGTCCTGGGGCCGCCTTATTCAAACCCCGACGATGGAAGGGACTGCACATACTACAATGAATTTCATTATAAAAGTTTTTCTG GAGATGGGAACTTGGCACCTGAAGAGGATGGAGCGTATGCTTGGCTTGAAGCGAAGAAGAAACCTGATAACTTCTTTGTAGTTGGGGCAAAATATAGGGGCCCAAAAATTATAGAGCAATCATAA
- the LOC135584431 gene encoding plant cysteine oxidase 2-like isoform X1, with the protein MRVQGELADQRTPELSAVARELTSEKRRPSSKKNKRKQKKVGSTPSAVQRLFETCKEVFADGGAGIVPSPEDVDRLRSVLDYIDASDVGLTQNMPYFRHGASTRTLPITYLHIYKCDKLSIGIFCLPPSAVIPLHNHPGMTVFSKLLFGSMHIKSYDWVNVPQNSNEIVKSLHSVQPPGLHLAKVKTDSIFTAPCKTSVLYPEDGGNMHCFTARSSCAVLDVLGPPYSNPDDGRDCTYYNEFHYKSFSGDGNLAPEEDGAYAWLEAKKKPDNFFVVGAKYRGPKIIEQS; encoded by the exons ATGAGGGTGCAGGGGGAGTTGGCGGACCAGAGGACGCCAGAGTTATCGGCTGTGGCGAGGGAATTGACCTCGGAAAAGAGGCGACCATCGTCGAAGAAGAACAAAAGGAAGCAGAAGAAGGTCGGGTCGACACCGTCGGCGGTGCAGAGGCTGTTCGAGACATGCAAGGAGGTGTTCGCTGACGGAGGGGCTGGGATTGTGCCCTCGCCGGAGGATGTCGATCGCCTTCGGTCCGTTTTGG ATTATATAGATGCATCTGATGTTGGTCTTACTCAAAATATGCCATATTTTCGACATGGTGCATCCACGAGAACTCTGCCAATTACATACTTACACATTTACAAGTGTGACAAGTTATCG ATTGGCATCTTCTGTTTGCCTCCATCAGCTGTCATTCCACTCCATAATCACCCAGGGATGACAGTATTCAGCAAGCTTCTTTTTGGTTCCATGCACATCAAATCATATGACTGGGTTAACGTGCCTCAGAACTCTAATGAGATTGTGAAATCCTTACACT CAGTTCAACCCCCAGGATTGCATTTGGCAAAGGTGAAGACTGATTCCATCTTTACTGCACCTTGTAAGACATCTGTGCTTTATCCAGAAGATGGAGGTAACATGCACTGTTTTACCGCAAGATCATCCTGTGCAGTGCTGGATGTCCTGGGGCCGCCTTATTCAAACCCCGACGATGGAAGGGACTGCACATACTACAATGAATTTCATTATAAAAGTTTTTCTG GAGATGGGAACTTGGCACCTGAAGAGGATGGAGCGTATGCTTGGCTTGAAGCGAAGAAGAAACCTGATAACTTCTTTGTAGTTGGGGCAAAATATAGGGGCCCAAAAATTATAGAGCAATCATAA
- the LOC135584431 gene encoding plant cysteine oxidase 2-like isoform X3 has product MRVQGELADQRTPELSAVARELTSEKRRPSSKKNKRKQKKVGSTPSAVQRLFETCKEVFADGGAGIVPSPEDVDRLRSVLDYIDASDVGLTQNMPYFRHGASTRTLPITYLHIYKCDKLSIGIFCLPPSAVIPLHNHPGMTVFSKLLFGSMHIKSYDWVNVPQNSNEIVKSLHSVQPPGLHLAKVKTDSIFTAPLLDVLGPPYSNPDDGRDCTYYNEFHYKSFSGDGNLAPEEDGAYAWLEAKKKPDNFFVVGAKYRGPKIIEQS; this is encoded by the exons ATGAGGGTGCAGGGGGAGTTGGCGGACCAGAGGACGCCAGAGTTATCGGCTGTGGCGAGGGAATTGACCTCGGAAAAGAGGCGACCATCGTCGAAGAAGAACAAAAGGAAGCAGAAGAAGGTCGGGTCGACACCGTCGGCGGTGCAGAGGCTGTTCGAGACATGCAAGGAGGTGTTCGCTGACGGAGGGGCTGGGATTGTGCCCTCGCCGGAGGATGTCGATCGCCTTCGGTCCGTTTTGG ATTATATAGATGCATCTGATGTTGGTCTTACTCAAAATATGCCATATTTTCGACATGGTGCATCCACGAGAACTCTGCCAATTACATACTTACACATTTACAAGTGTGACAAGTTATCG ATTGGCATCTTCTGTTTGCCTCCATCAGCTGTCATTCCACTCCATAATCACCCAGGGATGACAGTATTCAGCAAGCTTCTTTTTGGTTCCATGCACATCAAATCATATGACTGGGTTAACGTGCCTCAGAACTCTAATGAGATTGTGAAATCCTTACACT CAGTTCAACCCCCAGGATTGCATTTGGCAAAGGTGAAGACTGATTCCATCTTTACTGCACCTT TGCTGGATGTCCTGGGGCCGCCTTATTCAAACCCCGACGATGGAAGGGACTGCACATACTACAATGAATTTCATTATAAAAGTTTTTCTG GAGATGGGAACTTGGCACCTGAAGAGGATGGAGCGTATGCTTGGCTTGAAGCGAAGAAGAAACCTGATAACTTCTTTGTAGTTGGGGCAAAATATAGGGGCCCAAAAATTATAGAGCAATCATAA